GGAGGCATGTGGCGGCGAGGTTGAGGCCAAGTTGTGTGGCGGGGTCACATCAGGGCGGCGGTGGGCGCGCGGCGGCCGGAGAAGCCAAGGGAGGAccaaaggcccaccacgtggcacgaggcGCGCCGTGGtctgggggacctttagtcccggttggtaaggatttttttttatttttatttttgaaataaagcaaaaacagCCAGCCTACTGGGCCGGCACacgactagaaacccaatctctagttgggccaggatgcaggcccgtacggcccagtaggccccacagggcagaagacttgcaataggcccacaaaggcctgcttagagaggagctcgacacggtagccgcggcggggcttataaaccggtgtgagctcctctcaactagcgaggtgggactaaacattgagcactgcgggtggcagcgcaccacctttagtaccggttggagccaccaacccgtactaaaggccaccatctctttagtaccggttcgtgccacgaaccggtactaatgagcgccgcccgcctggccgttggaaccggcactaatggtcacattagtgccggttcaattacaaaccgggactaatgagtttCACATTAGAccttttttctactagtgcgtCTACGTTCATGTGTCTTTAgattggatccttccgatctacaCTACTCTTCATTGGTGGGGGTTGCTGTTCCGGTGGACTTGGTCCTATGAGGCCCtagcacgacgacttcctgaCTGTCTACTATAATAAAGTCTGCCCGGCTCCGGCAAGGGAGGGGCGATGATgacggcgcgccttcggctcgcttcagtgcttatagtcgtcgctaggtggtctacggatatAGATGCAATTTTTTATTCATTTCTACTTTTTGTTGTACTGCTATGATTGAAGAGGAATAATTTAGCAGGTAAATAGACTGAACTTTGCGACACATGTTGTATCCTAGTTTGCTGTCGTTGTTTACAGCCTGGGCCAAGCTTATTACGACAGGCCTTGGAATATCTCTCTATATATCTGGCTGAGAGCTTTGTGGTTGCATTTGCCTGGCTGACTGTCCGTTCTTATATGGCTATGCAGATGTTACTGGTACAACgatggctatatatatatatatatatcgccTGTTGTCAGTGTTGATGTTAAAGGCCGTCCAATGCCGAAGATAACTTCACACTCACTGACACATCAAGGTTCAGACTTGTTTCATTCCTTTACGGTCATTCTACTCTATGACGACATATCTGATCATGTGATCGATGCTGTCAATTTCGGGCATGATGGACCGGAGTCCATGCTCCccttctccctctcccacctCCTCAACCACCACCTcattcttcttctcttctatctGTCTACACAAACAGACACCAACACAAGGGTTTGCAAGAGGCCATCCATCATTACTTGATTGCGTATATCCCATTCAAGCTAGCTAGCCGGACAAAAGAAGAGATTTATCTTGCTAGCATGTTCATGGCGCAGGAAGAGCCCGGCCTAGCCCTGGGCCTCTCCCTCGGCTCCGGTGCCgggcaccaccaccaccacctgccTCAGCCGAAAGAAGCGGTGCCTCTGGAGCCGTACCTGTCCCTGAGCCTGGCCGGCGCCGGCGCGGtgaagagggaggaggaggagagggccctGATCTACTGCTCGGACGACCTGGTCGAGGGGTACaacagcagcggcggcggcggcagccggAAGAAGCTGAGGTTGACCAAGGACCAGACGGCGCTCCTGGAGGATCACTTCAAGGAGCAGAGCACCCTCAGCCATGCAAGTGTTTGAATTGAACCCCCTATGACTAGCCGATGATTAATCACTGTATACTTGCTTTTTCATGCTTTTTTTCTTACATGATTGGTTTGGGTTTAAATCTGGGTTTTCACGGTTGGCTTTTCTGATTTGGCGTTTCTTGATTGATATAATCTGAGCAGAAGCAGAAGGCATCTTTGGCAAGGCAGCTCAACCTCAGGCCAAGGCAGGTTGAGGTTTGGTTCCAGAACAGAAGAGCCAGGTTAGATATATAGTAATTGCATCAACCAATTATCCGGTTAATGACCGGATCATTAGTTAATAGTACTACCTCCGATCcgtattacttgtcgctcaaacggATATGACTAGACGTATTTCAGTGCTAGATATTTTTATTTGAGCGACCAGTAATATGAATCAGAGGGAGTAGTATTCATGAATGTggatgcatgatggttaattcgTGAATTAACTGGTTGCAGGACGAAGCTGAAGCAAACGGAGGTGGACTGCGAGCTGCTCAAGCGCTGCTGCGAGACGCTAACGGAGGAGAACCGCCGCCTCCACCGTGAGCTCCAGCACCTCCGCGccctccaccacc
The Aegilops tauschii subsp. strangulata cultivar AL8/78 chromosome 3, Aet v6.0, whole genome shotgun sequence genome window above contains:
- the LOC109773889 gene encoding homeobox-leucine zipper protein HOX15, whose product is MFMAQEEPGLALGLSLGSGAGHHHHHLPQPKEAVPLEPYLSLSLAGAGAVKREEEERALIYCSDDLVEGYNSSGGGGSRKKLRLTKDQTALLEDHFKEQSTLSHKQKASLARQLNLRPRQVEVWFQNRRARTKLKQTEVDCELLKRCCETLTEENRRLHRELQHLRALHHHQHHHPAAAFFMPATATASVCPSCNGAPPAHATDRPATKRSFFATKSAAC